Proteins co-encoded in one Neodiprion lecontei isolate iyNeoLeco1 chromosome 3, iyNeoLeco1.1, whole genome shotgun sequence genomic window:
- the LOC124293406 gene encoding mucin-2-like, producing the protein MAMHTNTEPGKRVRVDPARVEGNPTNNTNTPETVAPTTDNNITESRFHIRIEIHGHEFNALIDTGATHSYLGAEVIQILHNTDTQINNTPDRTATMGNGTQTPPENTPQNDNPQNTQITNQKIIPTNAQTTDDTQTDKETEPQICAGIQELTQSQHTQLQTIIQQKTSTLPGQLGLTHLIKHKIDTQGHAPIKQRYYMVSPKIREAIHTEIHKMLREDVIEPSESEWSSPIVMIRKPNNTYRFCLDFRKKHNMENQQTKIPALMTLRLTRPTTTTTPTEKTPLLQTPGQAPHPHKYGRDGTHLTETRQTLLPTPPTYRKVILTTTTTTHLTTTAPTATQRHSQTHTTMTTHTITPSGPRQCPKCNGLVRGTKYTEHLQTCTQTNTDTPHPPQIITHPPTVLHTTRTTATHTTTHPPTKKQTPHTTTRPTPTPTPRYTPPPTPTPQWTRTRFARPPQTTEDRILQTFANMDRHTESTQTKQTCKQYTGPHPEIIAIIASLEPASTLHDELRAQKERYMTRRAHERTDTDETEASTSTHQPHTTHQTAPHKTQPPNTPDTDSDTDSTTSTAETVIHIETTHTGTLQTQTTDNDTDNGGQRNRTQPKKSEEKGEETTSHEVQRTTQKLTKTHTDESHRTKTKKFKYKII; encoded by the exons ATGGCAATGCACACAAACACAGAACCAGGGAAACGAGTAAGGGTTGACCCAGCAAGGGTGGAGGGCAACCCCACaaacaacacaaacacacccgAAACAGTAGCACCTACGACAGACAACAACATAACGGAAAGTAGATTCCACATCAGAATCGAAATACACGGTCACGAATTTAACGCACTAATAGACACAGGCGCAACACACTCATACCTAGGCGCAGAAGTAATACAAATACTACACAACACAGACACACAAATAAACAACACACCCGACAGAACAGCTACAATGGGAAACGGAACACAG ACACCACCGGAAAACACCCCCCAAAACGACAACCCACAGAACACACAAAtcacaaatcaaaaaatcatacccaCAAACGCACAAACAACAGACGACACACAAACCGACAAAGAAACCGAACCACAGATATGCGCAGGAATACAAGAACTCACACAATCACAACACACACAACTACAGACGATAATACAGCAGAAAACCTCAACACTACCAGGCCAACTCGGGCTAACACACCTAATTAAACACAAAATAGACACACAAGGACACGCACCCATAAAACAAAGATACTATATggtatcaccaaaaattagagaagccaTCCACACAGAAATACACAAAATGCTGAGAGAAGACGTGATAGAACCATCAGAAAGCGAATGGTCGAGCCCAATTGTCATGATAAGAAAACCAAATAACACATATCGCTTCTGCCTAGACTTTAGGAAG AAACACAACATGGAAAaccaacaaacaaaaataccgGCCCTGATGACGCTGCGACTGACGAgaccgacgacgacgacgacaccAACAGAAAAAACACCACTATTACAAACACCAGGACAGGCCCCACACCCACACAAATACGGACGCGACGGCACACACCTGACGGAGACCCGACAAACCCTACTACCGACACCCCCCACATACAGAAAGGTAATACTGACCACCACGACGACAACACACTTAACAACCACTGCACCCACAGCCACACAGAGACActcacaaacacacacaacgATGACCACACACACAATTACACCCTCCGGACCAAGGCAATGCCCGAAATGCAACGGGCTGGTCCGGGGCACCAAATACACAGAACACCTACAAACATGCACACAAACTAACACAGACACACCACACCCACCACAAATTATCACACACCCACCAACAGTTCTCCACACCACACGAACCACGGCCACACACACGACTACACACCCACCCACCAAGAAACAAACACCCCATACAACCACACGCCCCACACCCACACCAACACCACGGTACACACCACCCCCCACACCAACCCCCCAATGGACACGCACCAGATTCGCGAGACCACCACAGACGACAGAGGACAGGATTTTACAGACGTTCGCTAACATGGACAGACACACAGAATCGACACAGACAAAACAAACATGCAAACAATACACAGGACCACACCCCGAGATAATAGCCATAATCGCAAGTTTAGAACCAGCAAGCACCCTACACGACGAATTACGAGCACAAAAAGAAAGATACATGACCAGACGGGCACACGAACGCACAGACACTGACGAAACAGAAGCCAGCACCTCAACACACCAACCACACACCACACATCAAACAGCACCACACAAAACACAACCCCCCAACACACCAGACACCGACAGCGACACAGATTCCACCACCTCCACCGCAGAGACAGTGATACACATCGAAACCACACACACAGGCACGCTACAAACACAAACGACGGACAACGACACAGACA ACGGAGGCCAAAGAAACAGAACACAACCCAAAAAGAGTGAAGAGAAGGGAGAAGAAACCACGAGCCACGAGGTACAAAGAACAACGCAAAAACTCACCAAGACCCACACCGACGAGAGCCACCGtaccaaaaccaaaaaattcaagtacaaaataatataa